One Brassica oleracea var. oleracea cultivar TO1000 unplaced genomic scaffold, BOL UnpScaffold00685, whole genome shotgun sequence genomic window carries:
- the LOC106319907 gene encoding CLAVATA3/ESR (CLE)-related protein 11-like, with translation MKKHPKPCSFLFHISLLSVLFVFLLVSFAFTTSYTRKSGIGLSHKRILASNFDFTPFIKIKDRTQRQLRSQNLAGEETGSWYNDEERLVPSGPNPLHH, from the coding sequence ATGAAGAAACACCCTAAGCCGTGTAGTTTCCTCTTCCACATCTCTCTACTCTCTGTGTTGTTCgtctttcttcttgtttcttttgcaTTTACAACGTCGTACACGCGTAAATCAGGCATTGGTCTCAGTCATAAGAGAATTCTAGCAAGTAATTTTGACTTTACACCGTTTATCAAGATCAAAGATCGAACTCAACGTCAACTTCGAAGTCAAAACCTGGCCGGAGAAGAAACCGGTTCTTGGTATAACGATGAGGAACGGCTAGTACCTAGCGGTCCAAACCCTTTGCATCACTAG
- the LOC106319900 gene encoding transcription factor DIVARICATA-like, producing the protein MESVAVTWSIEEEKSFENAIAMHCVEEEITEDQWMKMASMVPTKSLQEVKNHYQMLLEDVKAIESGQVPLPRYQRTGEEAAATSPANRDCHSSGGGGSTEKKPNHGVSGISSSNGGGRSNSKLEQERKKGIPWTQEEHRLFLLGLEKFGKGDWRSISRNYVITRTPTQVASHAQKYFIRLNSMNRDRRRSSIHDITSVNNQAPAVTGQQQQQQVVKHRLAQPQPPPQPQPQHHTMAGLGIYGGAPVGQPIIAPPDHMGSAVGTPVMLPPPMGTHHHLGVAPYAVPSYPVPPLPQQHPAPSTMH; encoded by the exons ATGGAGAGTGTGGCAGTGACATGGAGCATAGAAGAAGAGAAATCATTCGAGAACGCAATTGCTATGCATTGCGTAGAAGAGGAGATAACAGAGGATCAATGGATGAAAATGGCGTCAATGGTTCCAACCAAATCATTACAAGAAGTCAAGAATCATTACCAAATGCTTTTAGAAGATGTCAAGGCAATCGAGAGTGGACAAGTCCCATTGCCTCGGTATCAAAGAACAGGCGAGGAAGCAGCAGCAACTTCTCCGGCGAACAGAGACTGCCATTCCTCCGGCGGAGGCGGATCAACGGAGAAGAAACCAAACCATGGAGTCTCCGGGATAAGTAGCTCCAATGGCGGCGGAAGAAGTAATTCCAAACTTGAACAAGAGAGGAAGAAAGGGATCCCATGGACACAAGAAGAGCAtcg GTTATTTCTTTTGGGTTTGGAAAAATTTGGGAAAGGAGATTGGAGAAGCATCTCAAGGAACTATGTGATCACAAGAACACCAACTCAAGTAGCAAGTCATGCTCAAAAATACTTCATCCGGCTCAACTCAATGAACCGAGATCGAAGAAGGTCTAGCATTCACGACATCACTTCTGTGAACAATCAAGCTCCTGCAGTTAcaggacaacaacaacaacaacaagtggTCAAGCATAGACTAGCTCAGCCTCAGCCTCCGCCTCAGCCTCAGCCACAACATCACACAATGGCTGGATTAGGGATATATGGTGGTGCACCCGTGGGACAGCCCATCATCGCACCGCCTGATCATATGGGTTCAGCTGTGGGAACACCTGTGATGCTTCCACCTCCAATGGGAACTCATCATCATCTTGGAGTTGCTCCTTATGCTGTACCGTCTTATCCGGTTCCACCATTACCACAGCAACATCCAGCTCCATCTACTATGCATTGA
- the LOC106319908 gene encoding potassium transporter 9-like, translating into MAEKGEGEETIEGRKVRAMWDLEQKLDQPMEEEAHKLKNMQKEKGLSTLMLLRLAFQSLGIVYGDLGTSPLYVFHNTFPDGINDTEDVIGALSLIIYSLLLIPLIKYVFIVCKANDNGQGGTLAIYSLLCRNGKLKLIPDQQRSDQELTTYGRTFLPEGSMAAKTMNWLEKKESRKRALLIIVLVGTCMTIGDGIFTPAISVLSATGGIKVNNPQMSSDTVVIVAVLILVGLFSMQQYGTDKVAWLFAPIVFIWLLFIGGTGLYNICIYDTSVLKAFSPTYVYMYFRRRGRDGWVSLGGILLSITGTEALYDDIAYFPLLAIQLAFTLFVFPCLLLAYCGQAAYLVKNKDNYANAFYESIPDSIYWPMFIVATGAAVVGSQATISGTYSIIKQAMAHGCFPPVKVVHTSKKFLGQIYSPDINWILMVGCIAVTARFKNQNQIGNAYGTAVAVVMLVTTVLMVLLMLLVWRCNWFLILVFTVLSLMVEGAYFSAVLLKVNQGGWLPLVIAAVLLVVMLVWNYVKIKRYEFQVHSKVSMSWIIGLGPSLGLVRVPGIGIVYSELASGVPHIFSHVITNLPAIHSVVVFVCVKYLPVYTIPEEERFLVKRIGSKTFRMFRCVARYGYKDLQKKDDDFENKLFNNLFSFVQMERMMEPVSNSSNSSSASICSQPHQSREVLINNNDMDMFSSMVDYTVSTLDTIIPLDIPSNAASYCPDRAVGEEETNELEFLKSGRDSGVVHIQGNTVVKARRNSSLPKKIAINYVYAFLKKICRGNNVIFNVPHESLLNVGQVFYV; encoded by the exons GGTTTATCAACGTTGATGCTTCTGAGGTTGGCCTTCCAGAGTCTAGGGATAGTTTATGGCGACTTGGGGACATCTCCCTTGTACGTGTTTCACAATACATTCCCTGATGGAATAAATGACACCGAAGATGTAATTGGAGCACTTTCTTTAATCATTTACTCCCTCTTGCTTATCCCTCTCATCAAATATGTCTTCATTGTCTGCAAAGCTAACGACAACGGTCAAG GTGGGACTCTAGCTATTTACTCGTTGCTATGCAGAAATGGTAAACTGAAACTAATCCCGGACCAGCAACGTAGCGACCAGGAGCTCACGACATATGGACGTACTTTCTTGCCTGAGGGGTCTATGGCTGCGAAAACCATGAACTGGTTGGAGAAGAAAGAATCTAGGAAGAGAGCGCTTCTGATAATTGTTCTTGTAGGGACTTGTATGACGATTGGTGATGGCATCTTTACCCCGGCTATCTCGG TTCTTTCAGCTACTGGTGGGATCAAAGTTAACAATCCACAGATGAGTAGCG ACACCGTTGTGATCGTCGCTGTTCTTATTTTGGTGGGTCTGTTCAGTATGCAGCAGTATGGTACGGACAAAGTTGCATGGCTCTTTGCACCTATTGTCTTTATTTGGCTTCTGTTTATTGGAGGCACCGGGTTATACAACATCTGCATATACGATACAAGCGTTTTAAAAGCCTTTTCGCCGACATATGTATACATGTACTTCAGACGGAGAGGGAGAGATGGTTGGGTTTCGCTTGGCGGAATTCTGCTCAGCATAACAG GGACAGAGGCACTATACGACGACATTGCTTATTTCCCATTATTAGCTATACAGCTTGCCTTTACGCTTTTCGTGTTCCCTTGTCTTCTTTTAGCATATTGTGGCCAAGCTGCGTACCTTGTCAAAAACAAAGATAACTATGCAAATGCATTCTATGAATCTATCCCGG ATAGTATATATTGGCCAATGTTTATAGTTGCCACAGGAGCTGCGGTTGTTGGAAGCCAAGCTACAATATCAGGGACATATTCGATAATCAAGCAGGCTATGGCTCATGGGTGTTTTCCTCCTGTTAAAGTCGTTCATACTTCGAAGAAGTTTCTTGGTCAGATTTATAGCCCGGATATCAACTGGATACTCATGGTTGGTTGCATAGCCGTCACTGCTAGATTCAAGAATCAGAACCAAATAGGGAATGCATACG GGACGGCAGTCGCTGTTGTGATGCTTGTGACTACAGTACTCATGGTGCTTCTTATGCTACTCGTGTGGCGGTGCAACTGGTTTCTCATCCTCGTATTCACCGTGCTGTCCCTCATGGTTGAAGGCGCGTACTTCTCGGCAGTTCTTTTAAAGGTTAACCAAGGTGGTTGGCTTCCGCTAGTCATAGCAGCGGTCTTACTTGTTGTAATGCTGGTCTGGAATTACGTAAAAATCAAGAGATATGAGTTCCAAGTGCATAGCAAAGTTTCAATGAGCTGGATCATCGGCCTTGGCCCGAGCCTTGGGCTTGTCCGGGTGCCGGGGATAGGGATAGTCTACTCAGAGCTAGCGAGTGGCGTTCCTCACATCTTCTCTCATGTCATCACTAACCTCCCGGCGATTCATTCAGTTGTAGTCTTTGTCTGCGTCAAGTACCTCCCTGTCTATACTATCCCCGAAGAAGAGAGGTTTCTAGTGAAGAGAATCGGATCCAAAACATTCCGAATGTTTCGCTGTGTCGCCAG GTATGGTTATAAGGATCTACAGAAGAAAGACGACGATTTCGAGAACAAGCTGTTTAACAACCTGTTCTCTTTCGTCCAAATGGAAAGAATGATGGAGCCAGTTTCGAACTCAAGCAACAGCAGCAGTGCTTCTATCTGCAGCCAGCCGCATCAGTCGAGAGAAGTATTGATCAACAATAACGACATGGACATGTTCTCTTCGATGGTGGACTACACGGTATCAACACTGGACACAATCATCCCCCTTGATATACCGAGCAATGCAGCTAGCTACTGCCCGGACAGAGCGGTGGGTGAGGAGGAGACAAACGAGCTGGAGTTTCTAAAGAGTGGTAGAGACTCAGGGGTTGTTCATATTCAAGGAAACACTGTCGTGAAAGCAAGAAGAAATTCATCGCTTCCTAAGAAGATTGCCATAAATTATGTTTATGCCTTTCTTAAAAAGATTTGTAGAGGGAACAACGTCATCTTCAATGTTCCTCACGAGTCCCTTTTAAACGTTGGACAAGTCTTTTATGTGTAG